The Dioscorea cayenensis subsp. rotundata cultivar TDr96_F1 chromosome 18, TDr96_F1_v2_PseudoChromosome.rev07_lg8_w22 25.fasta, whole genome shotgun sequence genome includes the window TCTAGATCTaaagcaatttaaaaaatattaccttAAACCCAAACTTTTAATCCACAATGAAACACCTCCTGTTTCATGATAGTGCATggatgaaagaaaaagagaaactaAGCTGATCAAGCCAGCAGCAATGTACTGTCAGAATGGTTAATGTAGCAGCACTCCAAAAAGGATTATTACACATTAAAAAGATTCAAAATCTCAATGTCCTGCCAGAATGGTTCCTTAACAAAAATTCCATACAAGCTTAAATTAGCATAAGTGAACACCAAGACAATTTATATCCTCTGATGCATGTTCTAAGGTAATCCTTCAAACTCAAAGACAATTCAGAACAAACAAGTCAAAATATATTGGGCAAACAACAGGAAACAAAAGTTATGCTAACAATTCTATTAAATGATTTAGTTCAGAAAGGTAAGCAAAGTATGCTGTATGTATAACATCTACTGTTTAATAAACTTACTTGGGACACAACCAATCTCCtttcttcatttcattgttttgagCTCCCACAAGCTTAGTATTGATGTTCCAAGATGATTCTTTGGGAGTAGCTGGATCCTTTCGAGTAGAGGGCAATATTGCAGGTCTTGGAAGAGAAGGATCTGGGATTGTGTCACTTAGTTTGAAAAGCTCCAAAAGCAAGTTGCGAGCAGACTGTTCAACCTTATTTTCAGATGGTTTCTCCCTTCCAGAAACGGCAATTGGGTTTGCTGCATAGCTCAATAATATACGCACGACATCTACAGTTCGTGCAGCTTCATCTTCTTTGGAAATTATATAGGCTCTATCACAGGATCCTCTTAAGCTACATGCACTACATACCTGCAGGTACAAAATAGAATCACTAATCTAGCTAGGTCATGATTTAGAATAGATGATATATGgccttttaattgatttacaataTATGGCCTAATTGATGAAACAAGAAGTTTCCACGCTATGCACATAGCATTTCCCCATAGAATATGAAAATGTATATGCAATCAAAATGTTCTTAAAAAGCAATATATAAGTGTTTCCATTCAAAAAGTACAaaagtttaaaataattaaataaattaactgCATAACGTCAGCATACTTACATCTCCTTCATCAATCCTTAGATGTGCTCTCAATCTTTTTGCTGAATTAACAGTTTTGCGAAATAAATTAGGGCATCCAAATTCAACAATAGTGTTTATATCTTCTTTGGAAAGAGACCTGGGAAGTAGAAGCAAATACCTATCAGAGAATTAACAAGAATGATTATACCCAGAAAGACAAAATTGTGAACATTCACTCTTCAGTTgagataaatgaaaaaaatgtgacaTATAAGATTGTCAAAGTGAATCTAATTTCATACAAAGGCTGGTTTTTGTTGTCCAGTTTGTAACTGAAAATTCAGCAATCAATAAATGAACCGCTACTAAGATAatcttttctttaatatttctgCTAATTATAGTGACAGAGCTTCTAAGTACCTAAGTCTAACTATATTACTCTgccaataaaaatcaactccAAATCAATCTGCTGAAGCTACAACCATAAATAGAATAGAAGAGATTTATGCATTTATCAATTCTTCAATTATCTATCACTGTGGGCATTTAGTAAGTAGGATCATATCATTCTTGAGAAGAACAGCCTCCATCTGATTAGTGTCAGTAGATTGAACAAAACAACCTCTACTTGGCAACATGACAATAATCCCCCACATCTATCTGACGAGTGTCTCAGAACTGATGATAATATATTACCAAGCAgccaaagaataataatatcaaatgcAAATGTACCCTATGCCACAGAAAACAAAATTGTTTAAGGTTAGGTTTTATCATATAAAcctttaaacaatgaaaaagctGTCCGAGCGTGTGTACTTTGGCTTGTATGCCCATGGTAGCTTAACAAAACAGTAAAGCAGACCCACTTAAAGCGATATCACTTGCCAAGGAAAATTTCCAGTTGATTGTTGAGGGTAAATTAAGCCAAGACAGTCCTTATGGGAATAATAGTGTTGTAGTTTTAAATTGTTTGCACtttcaaaggaaaaaagagTATTGATCAGTGTGTAATTAGATGTTATTCTCAAGATAAGAATAGTTATACCAAGAGAAATCACATCgagacaaatataaaaatttttggctCAAGAAAGGGATGCTAATTTGATACAATAAAGTTGCCAAAGAAAGGAGATATAATATGATCAAAGAACTAGGTAAGGTCGATTGTATCTTCTAGTCAATTGGATATATGCAACGAAAGTGAATCATTTCACAGAAAATGATTAAGTgaggagaaaagaaagattaTAGCAACTATGAAAGCTTAAGAACCAAATGGTttctaatattgttttttaGGACCTTTTGCAATATCATAAATATGCGTTAAAGACAAATTATTGATCACTGAATGGAGATGAAGCAAATTATCACAACAGAGGTGCCAAAGGCAATGCAGATATCATTAGATGGAGATGCAAGCACAATGAGATCTTCTATGAAAGTCCCTCCATTGATTCCAATCTTATAAAACCCTTTATTGACTCCAATCTTATGGAGGCCTGAAAATCTGGTTGACTAAAAGTTTCCAGAAGAGTGCATGTcatctcaaatgtcaaaacttTTACATTCATGGGATTTAAAAAACAAGAACTTTTGCCCTTgctttgctaaaaaaaaaaaaaataaattacgcTACAGTAGCAATTATAAAACTTTGAATGAAGATTTTCACGAATACAAAATTACACCATTTTCTTCATTACATATACACAACAACGAAACCAGTCATTATGCTCCAACCAAATAATTCTAATTATGCAGATTGGTAGATGTTAGATGATCCAATAGCTCAACTAAAATTTATCTCATGATGAATATCATTTGGAAAGGTCTAGTTATcaacatgaaaattaaaaaagggaCCAAGAACCTAAATATTAACAAGgattattataaacaaaaatttcactTGCCATACACGAGTGGAAAGCATAAGAAATTCATGTTTCATGATTGCAAATAAGAGAGAGgcaattacttaaaaatatcaaaGCGCTCGCGAGCGAAACTGAGACAAGCAGCCTTCACATGATGCAATTCCATTGAAGCTTCATCCGATGCAGCAGCAACACCGTCTTCTCCCTCACCTGCAGGAAGCGTCTTGTCGAAGTATCCCTTGGACTTCAGCTTATCAAGAAAGCGCTCCCATTCAGGCCATGGATGAGGAGCAATGCCAGAGCCTTCAAGGGCAACTACGGAGCTGGTGGCGTAGAAATGGGGAGGGGCTTTGGATGGAAATCCAAGTCTGAAGATGGAAGAAGGGCGCAAGCGGAGAGGATGGCAGAGGAATGAGCTGAAGCACGATAGCCTTAACGCGGCCATGGAGGCGAAGAGAGCGACAAGGACGAGACAGTGGTGAGCCGGTGATAGCAAGGGTTTAGCAATGGGTAAATTATTTATAGCTCtttgagatatttttattcTGACCAATTAATCcctcattttatatatatatatatatatataggaattgcttcaaagataaaaataaaaaaactttaccATCAGGTCAAAAACACCTTTGATTTTTCTAaatcttttgaaaatttctcttttttctaaATATTACTTTTAAGTCCAATGATTAAATAACCTCAGTTTTACTATTCTTACATCAtgttcaatttttagttttactcTTTAATTTTTGTACTTCGGATTTACTATT containing:
- the LOC120282877 gene encoding zinc finger protein VAR3, chloroplastic-like translates to MAALRLSCFSSFLCHPLRLRPSSIFRLGFPSKAPPHFYATSSVVALEGSGIAPHPWPEWERFLDKLKSKGYFDKTLPAGEGEDGVAAASDEASMELHHVKAACLSFARERFDIFKSLSKEDINTIVEFGCPNLFRKTVNSAKRLRAHLRIDEGDVCSACSLRGSCDRAYIISKEDEAARTVDVVRILLSYAANPIAVSGREKPSENKVEQSARNLLLELFKLSDTIPDPSLPRPAILPSTRKDPATPKESSWNINTKLVGAQNNEMKKGDWLCPNCNFLNFARNIRCLQCKEDGPKSANEGRVGMKLGDWTCPACNYLNFARNVRCLQCKEDGPKKANQSRVEMKLGDWTCPECKFMNFSRNKKCFRCQGQRPKRELQPGEWECPSCDFINFRRNDVCLKCNRDRPKDDLNSVGHLWRRPNNITED